The following proteins come from a genomic window of Micromonospora zamorensis:
- a CDS encoding DUF4190 domain-containing protein has protein sequence MSYPPPSGPPSDEQPPSPYEPPRDQSPYAPQPDQPAFELPAERSPYGPPADDPSPYGQQGPHQSGHWSQQPPYPPQGPYGQYGPPPSGPGRGTNVLAILSLVFAFAFPPAGAVLGHVAKRQIRTSGEEGGQLATWGLILGYVFTGLTLLACCGWLALVALGNTGDSGGY, from the coding sequence GTGAGCTACCCACCGCCGTCGGGACCACCGTCAGACGAGCAGCCACCGTCACCCTACGAGCCGCCCCGGGACCAGTCGCCGTACGCGCCACAACCGGACCAGCCGGCGTTCGAGCTGCCGGCGGAACGCTCACCGTACGGGCCCCCTGCGGACGATCCGTCGCCGTACGGGCAGCAGGGGCCGCACCAGTCGGGGCACTGGAGTCAGCAGCCGCCGTACCCCCCGCAGGGCCCCTACGGTCAGTACGGCCCGCCGCCGTCCGGGCCGGGTCGGGGCACCAACGTGCTGGCGATCCTGTCGCTGGTGTTCGCCTTCGCCTTTCCGCCGGCCGGTGCCGTCCTCGGCCACGTGGCCAAGCGGCAGATCCGCACCAGCGGCGAGGAGGGTGGCCAGCTCGCCACCTGGGGGCTGATCCTCGGCTACGTCTTCACCGGGCTCACCCTGCTGGCGTGCTGCGGCTGGCTGGCCCTCGTGGCCCTGGGCAACACCGGCGACAGCGGCGGCTACTGA